The nucleotide sequence GGTGGTTGTCCCAGCCGCCCAAGTCGACCTCCACAAACGGCACACCGGATTCCACCAACCGACGGGCCAGCAAACAGCCTTGGCCGAAACGGTTGGTCCCATACCGTTCCTTCATCGCCTCGGGTTCGCTGTCGACGTCAAACGCTTTCATCTGATCGCTGGTCATCAACGCGACGGTTTTGTCCAGCACTTTGGCGTGCTCGCCGGCCGGCGTGTCGCGGGTTCGTCGAATGAATCCGCTTTCGATCAAATCCAACGCGGCGACACGTTGACGCAAACGCTGGTCGTCCAAACGCATTTCCAGGTTTCGGACGCGACCGTCGCTGGTCACCGAAAACGGCGACCATGCCATGCCCAAAAATCCAGGGCCACCACTGCTGCCGCCGACCGAAACGAAGGGGGGAATTTCCAGTTCCGGTCTCTGGTGCATCAATTCGTGTGAAATAACGCTGCCGTAAGTCGGGTGTTCAATGTTCGGGTTGGGAACGAAACCCGTGTGCATGTAATACCGGCCGCGATTGTGGTCCGCTTCGCGAGTGGACATGCTGCGGACGATCGACAGATGTTGCATCTGCTGGGCGACCTGCGGCAAGTGTTCACAGATCTGCACATCACCGGTCGTGCTGATCGGTTTGAACGGACCGCCCGTCGGTGCGCCGGGTTTCAAGTCCCACAAGTCGATCGTCGACGGACCGCCCCCCATCCATAACAGGATCGCCGCCTTGCGGTTCTTCCGCAGGCTGTCAGCGTTGGCACCGATCGCGTTTCCCAGCGTCATCGCCGAAGCGGCCATGGCGGATGATCCGGCCAAGTGGCTGATGAAGTGCCGCCGTGTCATTCCCGTCGGAGTGGTGAAGAACATGGTCCGTTTCCCAAAAGAAGAAAAGTCAAGCGTTGCTTTGGCGTGCGGGCGTGGTCGTCAATGTTGCATGATGAATTCGTTGCTGTTCAAAATCGCCCACCACATGTCGCCCAGCATTTCTTTCTGGTCGCCGCCCCGGGCCGCCATCAGCTTGCCCGCGATGCGAATCTCCGGTGCAGTCGGCTGTCGTGCCAGACCCGCCAAGAATAGGCGCCTTACCGATTCACGCGGTGACTTCGATGTGCGGGCCAGCCGATCCAGAAATCCACCCGTCTCGGTCTTGGTAGCTCGCCGCGTTAATTCGCCGTTGAACAACATCAACGCCTGCGGGATCGATCCGTTGAACGTCGTCGCTTCATCGCCTTCGTCGGTACCGAAAGCGACGACAAACTGCTGCAGCCAACGCCGTCGTTGTTGTTCCTGTTCCTCGTAGCTGCCCTCGGGCGTTGCACCGGTCGCCGTCAACAGTGATTGATACAGTTGCTCGGCGGACATTTGACGCAGATAGAAACGCGAAAACTTGGGCGTTTCGCCGACCGACGGATCGTCCAGTTCGTTGGTCGCGTTCTTGGTGGCCGACAATCGATAGGGCCGACTGAGTGTGATCCAAGCTTGCAGCTTTTTCAGGTCGTAACTGCTTCGGCGAAATTCCGCAGCCAGTTCGTCCAGCAATTCCGGATGCGTCGGCGGGTTATGGGGACCCAGGTCATCGATCGGTCGAGTGAACCCATATCCCAGGAAATGCGCCCACATCCGATTGACGATCATCTTGTCCAGAAATTCGCTTTGCAGCATCAGCCGCGCCAGTTCCTGCCGTCGATTCACGTCGCTGACGAATCCGCTGACGTCCACCTCGGTCCCGTCGGTGAACACCGGATACGCGACCTTGGTCAGGCCGTTTCGCAATTCATAAAACACCAACGCATCATCCGGATCCCCCGCTTCGCCGGCGAAGTCTTGATCGATCAATTCCGCGTGATCGATGTCGCGGGTTCCCGACTGGAAACGCCGCAAGGCTCGCGTTTGGCGAAAGAAGGAATTGAATTCCCAGAACTTCTGTTGTTTCCACTGATTAAACGGGTGATTGTGGCACTGCGTGCACTGGACTTGTTGGCCCAGGAAGATGCGGGACGTGCTGCTGGTCGCCAGCGTGCCCTTTTCGGCGTTGACTTTGTCGACCAGAAAGTTCACCGCGCCGTTGAAGTTCTCGGTGCCGGGCTTGGTCGACCCGGTCGCGGTGATCATGTCGTACACGATCTTGTCGTAGGTCCGATTTCCTGCGAACGAATCACGCAGGTACTTTTGCATGCCGCTGCGGTCGGTCAACGATCGGCGGTCCATGCCGCCACTACGTCCGATCAGCAGATTGGTCCAAATGCCTGCCCAATGATTGGCGTACTCCGCGGTGTACCGTTCGTCGTGCAACAATCGCTGGACCAGCGCGACGTCTTTCTGTGACGATCGATCGTCGGTGAAGGATTCCAGTTCGTCGACCGAAGGGATCCGACCGATCAAATCCAGAAAAACGCGTCGGCACCAAGTCGCGTCATCCGTCTCGGCCGACGGACGCATTTCCCAATCGGTCCACACCGATTCGATGCGGGCGTCGATCCTGTCACACATCTCCGGCCGCTGGACGGAATCGGCGTCATCGGCCCGGGCGATCTGCACGTCAACGGTGGCGACAACGAACCAAGCCAAACAGATCGACGACGCCGTCAAAACGCGACGTCCGCCCGACGCGGATGGATGTGAAAACGGTGATGAAGGCAATCGAATCATCGGCGGCGAAACCCTCGGCAACGTCCACCAAGGCATCCCCACGACGGTGCATCGCGTTTGGCCCCAGAAGAGTCACCCCGAAAAGTCAAAGGTGCGGCGGCTTG is from Crateriforma conspicua and encodes:
- a CDS encoding DUF1501 domain-containing protein, coding for MFFTTPTGMTRRHFISHLAGSSAMAASAMTLGNAIGANADSLRKNRKAAILLWMGGGPSTIDLWDLKPGAPTGGPFKPISTTGDVQICEHLPQVAQQMQHLSIVRSMSTREADHNRGRYYMHTGFVPNPNIEHPTYGSVISHELMHQRPELEIPPFVSVGGSSGGPGFLGMAWSPFSVTSDGRVRNLEMRLDDQRLRQRVAALDLIESGFIRRTRDTPAGEHAKVLDKTVALMTSDQMKAFDVDSEPEAMKERYGTNRFGQGCLLARRLVESGVPFVEVDLGGWDNHQGIHATLRDQRLPVLDQAMSALVEDLNQRGMWQDTVVLWMGEFGRTPRINQNAGRDHFARAWSCVVGGGSLRGGIAVGQTNADGTAVDTEPYSSEDLMSTVCHGLGISTDKTFTSKNGRPMKIAGGGKLITELTA
- a CDS encoding DUF1549 domain-containing protein yields the protein MCDRIDARIESVWTDWEMRPSAETDDATWCRRVFLDLIGRIPSVDELESFTDDRSSQKDVALVQRLLHDERYTAEYANHWAGIWTNLLIGRSGGMDRRSLTDRSGMQKYLRDSFAGNRTYDKIVYDMITATGSTKPGTENFNGAVNFLVDKVNAEKGTLATSSTSRIFLGQQVQCTQCHNHPFNQWKQQKFWEFNSFFRQTRALRRFQSGTRDIDHAELIDQDFAGEAGDPDDALVFYELRNGLTKVAYPVFTDGTEVDVSGFVSDVNRRQELARLMLQSEFLDKMIVNRMWAHFLGYGFTRPIDDLGPHNPPTHPELLDELAAEFRRSSYDLKKLQAWITLSRPYRLSATKNATNELDDPSVGETPKFSRFYLRQMSAEQLYQSLLTATGATPEGSYEEQEQQRRRWLQQFVVAFGTDEGDEATTFNGSIPQALMLFNGELTRRATKTETGGFLDRLARTSKSPRESVRRLFLAGLARQPTAPEIRIAGKLMAARGGDQKEMLGDMWWAILNSNEFIMQH